Proteins found in one Luteimonas chenhongjianii genomic segment:
- the putP gene encoding sodium/proline symporter PutP — MMTASTPLIVTFVIYLLAMVLIGVVAWRSTRNFDDYILGGRSLGPGVTALSAGASDMSGWLLMGLPGAMYLGGVSESWIAIGLIVGAYLNWRYVAGPLRVYTERTGNALTLPDFFTHRFEDRSRLLRVFSALVILVFFAVYCASGVVAGARLFESVFGLPYAQAIWWGAAVTILYTLIGGFLAVSWTDVAQGTLMLFALILAPVIVYMNTGGFESSIELIRSVDATRLSWTRDGALGAVGLISLLAWALGYFGQPHILARFMAADSVHSIPAARRIGMTWMILCLLGALLVGFLGIAYFQQHPEVAGPVEANAERVFITLVELLFNPWVAGVILSAILAAVMSTLSSQLLVCSSVLSEDFYRGFVRPGAGQRELMWIGRASVLLVALVALWLARDPESRVLGLVSYAWAGFGAAFGPVVLLSLFWGRMTRNGALAGMLLGAVTVVAWKQIAVERMGSNLYEIVPGFAIGLLAIIVVSLLDNAPSQNVRATHEQVRRSLRETGY; from the coding sequence ATGATGACTGCCAGCACGCCGCTGATCGTGACGTTCGTGATCTACCTGCTCGCCATGGTGCTGATCGGCGTCGTCGCCTGGCGTTCGACGCGTAATTTCGACGACTACATCCTGGGTGGGCGAAGCTTGGGTCCCGGCGTCACCGCGTTGTCCGCCGGCGCCTCCGACATGAGCGGTTGGCTGCTGATGGGCCTGCCCGGTGCCATGTACCTGGGCGGGGTATCTGAGTCCTGGATCGCGATTGGCCTGATCGTCGGTGCGTATCTCAACTGGCGGTATGTTGCCGGCCCGCTGCGCGTCTACACCGAGCGCACCGGCAATGCGCTGACGCTGCCCGACTTCTTCACCCATCGCTTCGAGGACCGCAGCCGCCTGCTGCGCGTGTTCTCGGCGCTGGTGATCCTGGTGTTCTTCGCCGTGTACTGCGCCTCGGGCGTGGTCGCCGGCGCGCGTCTGTTCGAGAGCGTGTTCGGCCTGCCGTATGCGCAGGCGATCTGGTGGGGCGCTGCGGTCACCATCCTCTATACGCTGATCGGCGGATTTCTCGCGGTGAGCTGGACCGATGTGGCCCAGGGCACGCTGATGCTGTTCGCACTGATACTCGCGCCGGTGATCGTCTACATGAATACCGGGGGCTTCGAATCGAGCATCGAGCTGATCCGGAGTGTCGATGCCACGCGGCTGTCGTGGACCCGCGATGGCGCGCTCGGCGCGGTCGGGCTGATCTCGCTGCTCGCATGGGCGCTGGGCTACTTCGGCCAGCCGCACATCCTGGCGCGCTTCATGGCGGCCGACAGCGTGCACTCCATTCCGGCCGCGCGCCGGATCGGCATGACCTGGATGATCCTGTGCCTGCTCGGCGCGTTGCTGGTCGGTTTCCTCGGTATCGCGTATTTCCAGCAGCACCCGGAAGTCGCCGGGCCGGTCGAAGCCAATGCCGAGCGGGTGTTCATCACCCTCGTCGAGCTGCTGTTCAATCCCTGGGTGGCCGGTGTGATCCTGTCGGCGATCCTCGCCGCGGTGATGAGCACGCTGTCGAGCCAGCTGCTCGTGTGCTCAAGCGTGCTTTCTGAGGATTTCTATCGCGGTTTCGTGCGTCCGGGCGCCGGCCAGCGGGAGCTGATGTGGATCGGTCGGGCGAGCGTGCTGCTTGTGGCGCTGGTCGCGCTGTGGCTGGCGCGCGATCCGGAGAGCCGAGTGCTCGGACTCGTCTCGTATGCCTGGGCAGGCTTCGGGGCGGCGTTCGGTCCGGTGGTGCTGCTGTCGCTGTTCTGGGGTCGCATGACCCGCAATGGCGCTCTGGCGGGCATGCTGCTCGGCGCGGTCACCGTTGTGGCGTGGAAGCAGATCGCGGTCGAGCGCATGGGCTCGAACCTCTACGAGATCGTCCCGGGGTTCGCGATCGGGCTGCTGGCGATCATCGTCGTGAGCCTGCTCGACAATGCCCCTTCGCAGAACGTGCGGGCCACCCACGAACAGGTGCGCCGGTCGCTGAGGGAAACCGGGTACTGA
- the rlmE gene encoding 23S rRNA (uridine(2552)-2'-O)-methyltransferase RlmE has protein sequence MASRSKSSQRWLKEHFSDPFVKKAQAQGLRSRAAYKLEELVERDRLLRPGMVVVDLGAAPGGWSQWVRHALGDTGRVIALDILEMPSLAGVEFLHGDFREDAVLSALESSLGGSQVDLVLSDMAPNKSGIDAVDQPRAMHLAELAMDFADNHLRTGGTFLIKLFQGTDFDAYVRDLRRRYTKLSIRKPAASRQRSPEVYALAQGKLATMK, from the coding sequence ATGGCCTCCCGCAGTAAAAGCAGCCAGCGCTGGCTCAAGGAACATTTCTCCGATCCTTTCGTGAAGAAGGCCCAGGCCCAAGGTCTGCGCTCGCGCGCGGCCTACAAGCTCGAGGAGCTGGTCGAGCGCGACCGTCTGCTCAGGCCCGGGATGGTCGTCGTGGACCTGGGCGCTGCCCCCGGCGGCTGGTCGCAGTGGGTCCGGCATGCACTGGGCGATACCGGCCGGGTGATCGCGCTCGATATTCTGGAGATGCCTTCGCTTGCCGGTGTGGAGTTCCTTCACGGCGATTTCCGCGAGGATGCGGTCCTCTCGGCGCTGGAGTCTTCACTCGGCGGAAGCCAGGTCGACCTTGTGTTGTCGGACATGGCCCCCAACAAGAGTGGTATCGATGCTGTCGACCAGCCGCGCGCCATGCATCTGGCCGAGCTGGCGATGGATTTCGCCGACAACCACCTGCGTACCGGCGGTACGTTCCTGATCAAGCTGTTCCAGGGCACCGACTTCGATGCCTACGTGCGCGACCTGAGGCGGCGTTACACCAAGCTGTCGATCCGCAAGCCGGCGGCGTCCCGCCAGCGCTCGCCCGAGGTCTATGCGTTGGCGCAGGGCAAGCTGGCGACGATGAAGTAG
- a CDS encoding peptidoglycan DD-metalloendopeptidase family protein yields MRMLVVLVLVGLLSACGSSRVIREGGSTAPTSTPRPGQSVTVQRGDTVYRLATSNGISALDLATWNNIRPPYTIYPGQRLRLYPGGGSAAPARAATTGTPSAQRPAVQPTQSRPQAPAAPPARSPFNWQWPTAGQVVGRYVANDPTKQGIDIAGTSGQAVNAAADGVVVYSGAGLVGYGELIIVKHDEQWLTAYGHNRSRKVNEGERVRAGQQIAELGRTGAARDMLHFEIRYNGKPVDPMSYLPAR; encoded by the coding sequence ATGAGGATGCTGGTTGTGTTGGTATTGGTTGGACTGCTTTCGGCCTGCGGAAGCAGCCGGGTGATCCGTGAGGGCGGCAGTACCGCGCCGACGTCGACGCCCCGGCCGGGGCAATCGGTCACCGTACAGCGCGGCGACACCGTGTACCGCCTGGCAACCAGCAACGGCATCAGTGCGTTGGATCTCGCGACCTGGAACAACATCCGCCCCCCGTACACGATCTATCCGGGCCAGCGGCTGCGCCTGTATCCCGGTGGCGGCAGCGCCGCGCCGGCACGAGCAGCCACGACCGGTACCCCCAGCGCGCAGCGCCCTGCGGTGCAGCCCACCCAGTCCAGGCCGCAGGCACCGGCCGCACCGCCGGCGCGAAGCCCGTTCAACTGGCAGTGGCCCACTGCCGGCCAGGTCGTCGGACGCTATGTCGCCAACGATCCCACCAAGCAGGGCATCGATATCGCCGGCACGTCGGGTCAGGCAGTCAATGCGGCCGCCGATGGCGTGGTCGTCTATTCCGGTGCGGGCCTCGTGGGATACGGCGAGCTGATCATCGTCAAGCACGACGAACAGTGGCTCACCGCCTACGGCCACAACCGCTCGCGCAAGGTCAACGAAGGCGAGCGCGTGCGTGCCGGCCAGCAGATCGCCGAGCTCGGCCGGACCGGTGCGGCGCGCGACATGCTGCATTTCGAGATCCGCTACAACGGCAAGCCGGTCGATCCGATGTCGTATCTGCCGGCGCGCTGA
- a CDS encoding Mth938-like domain-containing protein yields MQLNLETPDFDFVLRGADGRVALVNDRRLSRSFIVSARTLVEDWPVTDVRTLEVAALAPLLALEPEVVIIGTGASQAFPPPATMAACLSQGIGLEAMTNAAAARTFNVLAGEGRRVVAAFVLEGAPLAEPGNG; encoded by the coding sequence ATGCAGTTGAATCTCGAGACGCCGGATTTCGATTTCGTTCTGCGTGGTGCGGACGGACGCGTGGCGCTGGTCAACGATCGGCGCCTGAGCAGAAGCTTCATCGTCTCGGCCCGCACCCTGGTCGAGGACTGGCCGGTGACCGATGTCCGCACGCTGGAAGTTGCCGCGCTCGCGCCCCTGCTGGCGCTGGAGCCGGAAGTGGTGATCATCGGCACCGGCGCAAGCCAGGCGTTTCCGCCACCGGCGACCATGGCCGCGTGCCTGTCGCAGGGCATCGGCCTGGAAGCGATGACCAACGCTGCCGCAGCGCGCACGTTCAATGTCCTGGCCGGTGAAGGCCGTCGGGTGGTCGCTGCATTCGTGCTGGAAGGCGCACCCCTCGCCGAGCCCGGCAACGGCTGA
- a CDS encoding protein-L-isoaspartate(D-aspartate) O-methyltransferase, with product MSMRLRLQPEAIGVGMTSQRVRDRLIERLRDGAHPGGGITDERVLNAIRTVPRHLFVDEALATRAYEDTALPIGHGQTISQPWVVARMTEALLAHGMPGKVLEVGTGSGYQATILAALGIEVHTVERIGELLRVARKRFRSLGLNIRSKHDDGRIGWPENGPFDGIIVTAAGPALVEALSAQLAVGGTLVAPVGAQGAQRLLVLRKDADGHIEQQDVAAVAFVPLLSGYVD from the coding sequence ATGAGCATGCGTTTGCGATTGCAGCCCGAGGCGATCGGCGTCGGGATGACCTCGCAGCGCGTACGCGACCGGTTGATCGAGCGCCTGCGCGATGGTGCGCATCCGGGCGGCGGCATCACCGACGAGCGAGTCCTCAACGCGATCCGTACCGTGCCCCGGCACCTGTTCGTCGATGAGGCGCTGGCCACGCGCGCCTACGAGGACACCGCGCTGCCGATCGGCCACGGACAGACGATCTCGCAACCATGGGTTGTCGCGCGGATGACCGAGGCGTTGCTGGCCCATGGCATGCCGGGCAAGGTGCTCGAGGTCGGCACCGGCTCGGGCTATCAGGCGACGATCCTCGCGGCGCTGGGCATCGAGGTGCACACGGTCGAGAGGATCGGCGAACTGCTGCGCGTGGCGCGCAAGCGCTTCCGCTCGCTGGGGCTCAACATCCGCAGCAAGCACGACGACGGCCGCATCGGCTGGCCCGAGAACGGGCCTTTCGACGGGATCATCGTCACCGCCGCGGGCCCGGCGCTGGTGGAGGCGCTGAGTGCGCAGCTGGCGGTCGGCGGCACCCTGGTCGCCCCGGTCGGCGCGCAGGGCGCGCAGCGGCTGCTGGTGCTGCGCAAGGATGCCGACGGCCACATCGAACAACAGGACGTGGCGGCCGTCGCGTTCGTGCCGCTCCTCTCCGGATACGTGGACTGA
- the surE gene encoding 5'/3'-nucleotidase SurE: MRVLVSNDDGVDAPGIRILAQGLRDAGHEVLIVAPDRDRSGASNSLTLDMPLRTVQLDDRTWRVHGTPTDCVHVAITGLLDREPDIVVSGINNTANLGDDVIYSGTVAAAMEGRFLGLPAVAVSLVTRDHEGKHYETAARAAVEIVARLKADPLPADTILNVNVPDVPWEELAGFEVTRLGNRHRAGPCTSIDDPRGRTWWWIGAAGPEQDAGPGTDFHAVRTRHIAITPIHVDLTRYQALEHVASWVGGLEADLKATRA, translated from the coding sequence ATGCGCGTACTGGTCAGCAACGACGACGGCGTCGACGCCCCCGGCATCCGGATCCTGGCCCAGGGCCTGCGCGATGCGGGTCACGAGGTGCTCATCGTGGCGCCCGACCGCGACCGCTCGGGTGCCAGCAACTCGCTGACCCTCGACATGCCGTTGCGCACCGTGCAGCTCGACGACCGCACCTGGCGCGTGCACGGCACGCCGACCGACTGCGTGCATGTGGCGATCACCGGCCTGCTCGATCGTGAACCCGATATCGTCGTGTCGGGTATCAACAACACCGCCAACCTCGGCGACGACGTGATCTATTCGGGCACTGTCGCCGCGGCGATGGAAGGCCGCTTCCTGGGCCTGCCGGCGGTTGCGGTCTCGCTGGTCACGCGCGACCACGAGGGCAAGCACTACGAAACGGCCGCGCGGGCCGCGGTGGAGATCGTCGCGCGGCTGAAGGCCGACCCGTTGCCGGCCGACACCATCCTCAACGTGAACGTGCCCGATGTGCCCTGGGAAGAGCTCGCGGGCTTCGAGGTCACGCGTCTGGGTAATCGGCACCGCGCCGGCCCCTGTACCTCGATCGACGATCCGCGTGGTCGGACCTGGTGGTGGATCGGCGCGGCGGGTCCCGAGCAGGACGCCGGCCCGGGCACCGACTTCCACGCGGTGCGCACGCGGCACATCGCGATCACGCCGATCCATGTCGACCTGACCCGTTATCAGGCGCTCGAGCACGTCGCCAGCTGGGTCGGCGGCCTGGAAGCCGACCTGAAGGCGACCCGGGCATGA
- the folP gene encoding dihydropteroate synthase has product MFDTALQLDCNGRVLRLDAPRVMGIVNVTPDSFSDGGAHVDAEAAIAHGVRLAEEGADILDVGGESTRPGAAEVPVAEELRRVLPVIEGLRARTALPISIDTSKPEVMRSAVAAGAGMINDVYGLRREGALETAASLGVPVVLMHMLGEPRDMQEAPQYDDVVGDVHRFLAERIFAAEMAGIARRHILVDPGFGFGKTTAHNMALLAQLQRVAELGVPVLAGLSRKRSIGELTGREVASERVAGSVAAHLIAVQNGARLVRVHDVAETVDALRVWAAVAAVPVPRAASARPVICWPDDA; this is encoded by the coding sequence ATGTTCGACACCGCGCTTCAGCTCGACTGCAACGGCCGCGTGCTGCGTCTCGACGCGCCGCGGGTCATGGGTATCGTCAATGTCACGCCGGATTCGTTCTCCGACGGGGGCGCCCACGTGGACGCCGAGGCGGCGATCGCGCACGGCGTGCGGCTTGCGGAGGAGGGCGCGGACATCCTCGATGTCGGCGGCGAATCGACGCGGCCCGGCGCTGCCGAAGTGCCCGTGGCTGAAGAACTGCGGCGCGTGCTGCCGGTGATCGAGGGTCTGCGCGCGCGCACGGCGCTGCCGATCAGTATCGATACGTCCAAGCCGGAAGTCATGCGGTCGGCGGTCGCGGCGGGCGCCGGCATGATCAACGATGTCTACGGCCTGCGCCGCGAGGGCGCGCTCGAGACGGCCGCGTCGCTCGGCGTGCCGGTGGTGCTGATGCATATGCTCGGCGAGCCGCGCGACATGCAGGAGGCGCCGCAGTACGACGATGTGGTCGGCGATGTGCATCGCTTCCTCGCCGAACGCATCTTTGCCGCCGAGATGGCCGGGATCGCACGCAGACACATCCTTGTCGATCCCGGTTTCGGGTTCGGCAAGACCACGGCCCACAACATGGCGCTGCTGGCGCAGCTGCAGCGTGTCGCCGAACTGGGCGTGCCGGTGCTCGCCGGGTTGTCGCGCAAGCGCAGCATCGGCGAACTCACCGGGCGCGAGGTGGCGAGCGAGCGCGTGGCCGGGTCGGTGGCCGCGCACCTGATCGCGGTGCAGAACGGCGCGCGCCTGGTGCGCGTGCACGACGTCGCCGAGACGGTCGACGCGCTCAGGGTCTGGGCCGCGGTCGCCGCTGTACCGGTGCCGCGCGCGGCGTCCGCCAGGCCTGTAATCTGCTGGCCCGACGACGCCTGA
- a CDS encoding Smr/MutS family protein — MQRGRHRSDPPPAPSIDDDDAALFRNAIGPVRELPAAPLPPQSPKPRPSTRMAERDDAQARSEFRQLLDGPLLHAGDSMQYRREEIAPRVLRRLGRGEYAAQEELDLHHSDVQQATALLRLFLRDAVDAGVGCVRIIHGKGLNSSPDAPILKNLVDRLLRQRADVLAFHTAPGGQGGTGAVLVLLRPRR; from the coding sequence ATGCAACGTGGCCGCCACCGCTCCGATCCGCCCCCCGCGCCATCGATCGATGACGACGATGCGGCGCTTTTCCGCAATGCGATCGGCCCGGTGCGCGAGCTGCCCGCGGCGCCGCTGCCGCCGCAGTCGCCCAAGCCACGGCCGTCGACACGAATGGCCGAACGTGACGATGCGCAGGCGCGCAGCGAATTCAGGCAACTGCTCGACGGGCCCCTGCTGCACGCCGGCGATTCCATGCAGTACCGCCGCGAGGAAATCGCGCCGCGCGTGCTGCGGCGCCTCGGACGCGGCGAGTACGCGGCCCAGGAAGAGCTCGACCTGCATCACAGCGACGTGCAGCAGGCGACCGCCCTGCTGCGGCTGTTCCTGCGTGACGCGGTCGACGCGGGTGTCGGTTGCGTGCGCATCATCCACGGCAAGGGGCTGAACTCCTCGCCGGATGCGCCGATCCTCAAGAATCTCGTCGACCGGCTGCTGCGCCAGCGCGCCGACGTCCTCGCCTTCCACACCGCGCCTGGCGGCCAGGGCGGTACGGGGGCGGTACTCGTACTGCTGAGGCCGCGCCGCTGA
- the yhbY gene encoding ribosome assembly RNA-binding protein YhbY: protein MSNVLTAAQTRFLRGQAHGIKAMLQVGGKGITDSLIAEIDAALEHHELIKVKVGAADREARDAMIEDLASRTGAALVQRIGHVAILYRQSKDRRQIVLPRT from the coding sequence ATGAGTAACGTCCTGACCGCTGCCCAGACCCGTTTTCTGCGCGGCCAGGCCCATGGCATAAAGGCCATGTTGCAGGTCGGCGGCAAAGGCATCACCGATTCGCTGATCGCCGAAATCGACGCCGCGCTCGAACATCACGAGCTGATCAAGGTCAAGGTCGGTGCAGCCGACCGGGAAGCCCGCGACGCGATGATCGAGGACCTCGCAAGCCGGACCGGCGCGGCACTCGTGCAGCGCATCGGCCATGTCGCCATCCTGTATCGCCAGAGCAAGGACCGCCGCCAGATCGTGCTGCCGCGGACCTGA
- the ftsH gene encoding ATP-dependent zinc metalloprotease FtsH has translation MNDLVKNLLLWVVVAVVLMVIFQSFSPRTGAGGQDVQYSQFMEQVRRDQIGSVKIAEDERTITFQSKGGQTGTVIAPRRDDRMIDDLMNHNVAIDQAPPSSGISLGYILIQLLPVALIIGFWFFMMRQMQQGGGKGAMSFGKSRAKLLNEEQTKITFADVAGCDEAKEEVSELVEFLRDPSRFQKLGGKIPRGVLMVGPPGTGKTLLAKAIAGEAKVPFFSISGSDFVEMFVGVGASRVRDMFEQAKKQAPCIIFIDEIDAVGRHRGAGLGGGHDEREQTLNQLLVEMDGFEGGEGVIVVAATNRPDVLDPALLRPGRFDRQVVVGLPDVKGREQILKVHMRKVPLDEDVQPLVIARGTPGFSGADLANLVNEAALFAARENAKDVRMDHFDRARDKILMGAERRSMAMSEDEKTLTAYHEAGHAIVGRLVPEHDPVYKVTIIPRGRALGVTMYLPEGDRYSMNRVAIESQLCSLYGGRVAEELVFGGNKVTTGASNDIERATKMARNMVTKWGLSDELGPIAYGEEDDEVFLGRSVTQHKSVSDDTARQIDEVVRTILDKAYQRTTEILTANIDKLHAMAKLLLEYETIDVPQIDAIMEGRDPPPPMGWGKSNPGKGGDGDAGGSRPVPPPIGGPAEQA, from the coding sequence ATGAACGATCTGGTCAAAAATCTGCTGCTCTGGGTGGTTGTCGCCGTCGTACTGATGGTGATCTTCCAGAGCTTCAGCCCCAGAACCGGCGCAGGTGGCCAGGACGTCCAGTACTCGCAGTTCATGGAACAGGTGCGTCGCGACCAGATCGGCTCGGTGAAGATCGCCGAGGACGAGCGCACGATCACCTTCCAGAGCAAGGGCGGACAGACCGGCACCGTGATCGCGCCGCGTCGCGATGACCGCATGATCGACGACCTGATGAACCACAACGTCGCGATCGACCAGGCGCCGCCGTCGAGCGGCATCTCGCTGGGCTACATCCTGATCCAGCTGTTGCCGGTGGCGCTGATCATCGGCTTCTGGTTCTTCATGATGCGGCAGATGCAGCAGGGTGGCGGCAAGGGCGCGATGTCCTTCGGCAAGTCGCGTGCAAAGCTGCTCAACGAAGAGCAGACCAAGATCACCTTCGCCGACGTTGCCGGTTGCGACGAGGCCAAGGAGGAAGTCTCCGAACTGGTCGAATTCCTGCGGGATCCCTCGCGCTTCCAGAAGCTCGGCGGCAAGATTCCGCGCGGCGTGCTGATGGTTGGTCCGCCCGGTACCGGCAAGACGCTGCTCGCCAAGGCGATCGCGGGCGAGGCCAAGGTGCCGTTCTTCTCGATCTCGGGTTCCGACTTCGTCGAGATGTTCGTCGGCGTCGGCGCAAGCCGCGTGCGCGACATGTTCGAGCAGGCCAAGAAGCAGGCGCCTTGCATCATCTTCATCGACGAGATCGACGCCGTCGGCCGTCATCGCGGCGCGGGGCTCGGTGGTGGCCATGACGAGCGCGAGCAGACCCTCAACCAGTTGCTGGTCGAGATGGACGGCTTCGAGGGTGGCGAGGGCGTGATCGTGGTCGCCGCGACCAACCGCCCGGACGTGCTCGATCCGGCGCTGCTCCGCCCGGGCCGTTTCGACCGCCAGGTCGTCGTGGGCCTGCCGGACGTCAAGGGCCGCGAGCAGATCCTCAAGGTCCACATGCGCAAGGTGCCGCTGGACGAAGACGTGCAGCCGCTGGTCATCGCGCGTGGCACGCCCGGGTTCTCGGGCGCGGACCTGGCCAACCTCGTCAACGAAGCGGCGCTGTTCGCGGCGCGCGAGAACGCGAAGGACGTCCGCATGGACCACTTCGACCGTGCGCGCGACAAGATCCTGATGGGCGCCGAGCGCCGTTCGATGGCGATGAGCGAGGACGAAAAGACGCTGACCGCCTATCACGAGGCCGGTCACGCCATCGTCGGTCGCCTGGTTCCCGAGCACGATCCCGTCTACAAGGTGACCATCATTCCGCGTGGCCGCGCGCTGGGCGTCACGATGTATCTGCCCGAGGGCGACCGCTACTCGATGAATCGCGTGGCGATCGAATCGCAGCTGTGCTCGCTCTATGGCGGGCGCGTTGCCGAGGAACTGGTCTTCGGTGGCAACAAGGTCACCACCGGTGCGTCCAACGACATCGAGCGGGCGACCAAGATGGCCCGCAACATGGTCACCAAGTGGGGTCTGTCCGACGAGCTCGGGCCGATCGCCTATGGCGAGGAGGACGACGAGGTCTTCCTCGGTCGTTCGGTGACCCAGCACAAGTCGGTGTCCGACGACACCGCGCGCCAGATCGACGAAGTGGTGCGGACCATCCTCGACAAGGCCTACCAGCGCACGACCGAGATCCTGACCGCGAACATCGACAAGCTGCATGCGATGGCGAAGCTGTTGCTCGAGTACGAAACCATCGACGTGCCGCAGATCGACGCGATCATGGAAGGCCGCGATCCGCCGCCGCCGATGGGTTGGGGCAAGTCCAATCCCGGCAAGGGCGGCGATGGCGATGCCGGCGGAAGCCGCCCGGTACCGCCGCCGATCGGTGGTCCCGCCGAGCAGGCCTGA